The sequence TTAAACTATCTTCAATTCTTCTCTTGAAACCCATtgctctctctctcattttccTCCCTTCTTCTTCCACCATCAATTTTTTAACACTCTTTTCCACTTCATTTCTATTCAACTCATGACCTTCCAAAGTCAACCCCACCCTCCAAACACAACTGATATACCTTGAGTTTCCTCTTTGATCTCCTGAATAAGGCCTACATAACATTGGAACACCCTCACTCAAGCTCTCAAGTGTAGAATTCCAACCACAATGACTCCAAAATCCACCTATAGCTCTATGGGCCAACACTTCCCTTTGTGGAGCCCAACCCACAATGCACCCTCCATCTCCAACCTTCTTTTGGAATTCTTTCAAAACGAATCCTGTCCCATCTGAGCCTCGAATGGAGCCAGGGCGAACGACCCACAAGAACGGTTGGTTGCTATTAGCCAAGCCCCAAGCCATTTCTTGAAGTTCTTGGTTTGTTAAGAGGGCAATGCTGCCTAAGCTGACATAGATAACTGAGTTGGGGGGTTGTTTGTGAAGCCATGAGAGGCAAGTGGAGTCTTCACTGAGTAGACTTGAAGAGGATGAGGTTGGGGAAATCTTGTGAACTGGGCCTATTGGAAAGATCGGGACTTGGTTGCAAATTTTGGTTTTGATTTGGGTGAATTCAGATGGTTCAAGCCATGGGATTGTGTTCCAAATCACAGCTGAAGACGTGGTGATACTGTACATCTTGAGGATTATTTTTTCCATTTTGGAGATA comes from Cucumis melo cultivar AY chromosome 12, USDA_Cmelo_AY_1.0, whole genome shotgun sequence and encodes:
- the LOC103497116 gene encoding UDP-glucose iridoid glucosyltransferase-like, coding for MEKTLEISKRRRLLLVPCPYQGHINPMLHLATYLYQNGFTITIAQTFFNSIDPNHHPYFTFVRLNDRLSNDLIVSLDVASVLLAINDNCKTSLEEVMANIVEDVVCVIHDEAMYFCEAVASGFGVRSLVVRTTSIAACISRRVVLQLHAEGCLPIIQGSMEDEVPNLHPLRFKDLPFSVHSDISKMEKIILKMYSITTSSAVIWNTIPWLEPSEFTQIKTKICNQVPIFPIGPVHKISPTSSSSSLLSEDSTCLSWLHKQPPNSVIYVSLGSIALLTNQELQEMAWGLANSNQPFLWVVRPGSIRGSDGTGFVLKEFQKKVGDGGCIVGWAPQREVLAHRAIGGFWSHCGWNSTLESLSEGVPMLCRPYSGDQRGNSRYISCVWRVGLTLEGHELNRNEVEKSVKKLMVEEEGRKMRERAMGFKRRIEDSLREGGSCSRNLKELVDFIISF